The proteins below come from a single Sphingomicrobium sediminis genomic window:
- a CDS encoding 23S rRNA (pseudouridine(1915)-N(3))-methyltransferase RlmH, which translates to MLLHIIARGKIGRSSEADLTDRYLQRIQWKTKVTELPDTGGNIPDPIGTPVRSVVLDERGKAMRSKDFARKLERWRDEGVRETRFLIGAADGHEAETISSADLLFSFGPATWPHMMCRAMLAEQLFRATAILAGHPYHREGPR; encoded by the coding sequence ATGCTGCTGCACATCATTGCCAGGGGAAAGATCGGTCGTTCCAGCGAAGCTGACCTCACCGACCGCTACCTCCAGCGCATCCAGTGGAAGACCAAGGTCACCGAGCTGCCCGATACGGGCGGCAACATCCCCGATCCCATCGGCACGCCCGTTCGCAGCGTCGTCCTCGACGAGCGCGGCAAGGCCATGCGCTCGAAGGATTTCGCCAGGAAACTCGAACGCTGGCGCGATGAAGGCGTGCGCGAGACGCGCTTCCTCATCGGTGCCGCCGACGGCCATGAGGCCGAGACGATCTCCAGCGCCGACCTGCTCTTTTCATTCGGTCCTGCCACTTGGCCGCATATGATGTGCCGCGCCATGCTCGCCGAACAGCTGTTCCGCGCCACCGCCATCCTTGCCGGTCATCCCTATCATCGCGAGGGGCCGCGATGA
- the tilS gene encoding tRNA lysidine(34) synthetase TilS: protein MQLDDAVVERFRRILGTLVGPRQKIGLAVSGGPDSIALLLLARVVAPSRIWVATVDHKLRPEAADEARFVANLCAKLGVPHETLEIAWGQKPTSNLQARAREQRLGYLIRWAETNGLPVIAMAHHADDQVETLLMRLARGAGLPGLAGIRRNRRLTDNVRLVRPLLGWRRSELKDIVAKAGIEPVDDPSNRDPQHDRTKIREAIEASGLGDFDAIARSAGHLADAEEAVEWMAEGLADIRLERVENGLLLDPEGLPFEVRRRLILRTFDRFGRPRPRGPATVRLIRALNAGEIATLGGLRFAPGDRWSITRPKPHAGTEESVETATGTTSAVDVN from the coding sequence ATGCAGCTAGACGACGCCGTCGTAGAGCGTTTCAGGAGGATCCTTGGAACGCTCGTCGGGCCGCGCCAGAAAATCGGGCTCGCCGTGTCCGGGGGGCCCGACAGCATTGCTCTGCTGCTGCTCGCCCGCGTCGTCGCGCCGAGCCGCATCTGGGTCGCCACGGTCGACCACAAATTGCGCCCCGAAGCGGCCGACGAGGCCAGGTTCGTCGCCAATTTGTGCGCCAAGCTCGGCGTGCCGCACGAAACATTGGAGATTGCCTGGGGTCAGAAGCCGACCAGCAACCTTCAGGCCCGCGCACGCGAACAGCGCCTCGGCTATCTCATTCGCTGGGCCGAGACCAATGGCCTGCCGGTTATCGCCATGGCGCATCATGCCGACGACCAAGTCGAGACGCTGTTGATGCGCCTCGCGCGCGGTGCAGGGCTGCCCGGTCTTGCGGGGATCCGCCGCAACCGCCGCCTTACCGACAATGTCCGCCTCGTTCGCCCGCTGCTCGGCTGGCGCCGCAGCGAGCTCAAGGACATCGTCGCCAAAGCCGGGATCGAGCCGGTCGACGATCCGTCCAACCGCGATCCCCAGCATGACCGCACCAAGATTCGCGAGGCGATCGAGGCGTCGGGCCTTGGCGACTTCGACGCCATTGCGCGCTCCGCAGGCCATCTGGCCGATGCCGAGGAAGCGGTCGAGTGGATGGCCGAGGGGCTTGCCGATATCCGGCTCGAGCGCGTCGAGAACGGGCTGCTGCTCGATCCCGAGGGTCTGCCCTTCGAGGTCCGCCGCCGCCTCATCCTGCGGACCTTCGACCGGTTCGGCCGTCCGCGCCCGCGCGGCCCCGCAACGGTGCGCCTCATCCGTGCGCTCAATGCCGGAGAGATCGCGACCCTTGGCGGACTGCGCTTCGCTCCCGGCGATAGATGGTCGATCACGCGACCAAAACCCCATGCGGGAACCGAGGAAAGCGTAGAGACCGCAACCGGCACCACAAGCGCCGTGGACGTCAACTGA
- a CDS encoding nicotinate-nucleotide adenylyltransferase codes for MARIGLLGGSFNPAHRGHRHISLAAHRALGLDEVWWLVSPGNPLKPKKGMAPYDARFKSAQLMSRRAPIRASDFEVHAGTIYTVDTLAAIRKAYPQHEFIWLMGEDGVAQFHQWKDWRGLARTMPIAVMTRPGYKDDARAARAMGWLRWFVRPAAQAINWTNWSVPAITFLRLPPDPTSATALRARDPNWFHDLEATGRNRS; via the coding sequence ATGGCACGGATCGGCCTTTTGGGCGGGAGCTTCAACCCGGCGCACCGCGGACATCGCCACATCAGCCTGGCGGCACATCGCGCGCTCGGGCTCGACGAAGTGTGGTGGCTGGTAAGCCCCGGCAATCCGCTAAAGCCAAAGAAAGGCATGGCGCCCTATGACGCGCGCTTCAAATCGGCGCAGCTCATGTCGAGGCGCGCGCCCATCCGCGCCAGCGATTTCGAGGTGCATGCCGGCACGATCTATACTGTCGACACGCTCGCCGCGATCCGAAAGGCCTATCCGCAGCATGAATTCATCTGGCTGATGGGCGAGGATGGTGTTGCACAATTCCACCAGTGGAAAGACTGGCGCGGCCTGGCGCGCACCATGCCGATTGCCGTCATGACTCGCCCGGGCTATAAGGATGATGCCCGGGCGGCGCGCGCCATGGGTTGGCTACGGTGGTTCGTCCGCCCCGCAGCGCAAGCAATCAACTGGACGAATTGGAGTGTACCGGCGATCACGTTCCTGCGTCTGCCGCCCGATCCGACCTCCGCAACCGCGCTGCGCGCGCGCGATCCCAATTGGTTTCACGACCTAGAAGCGACCGGGAGGAACCGGTCGTAA
- the ftsH gene encoding ATP-dependent zinc metalloprotease FtsH, giving the protein MDNNQPQGQPPEQPKNAWVRSLVIWLAIIFGLILFVQALGGSNSQNAAEPMSYSEFVNRVEQGDIQSVTIASQPDRTSVISGELDGERFTTTAPADANVSDRLLEQGVAVDVRAQEQTSIWQYLLFQSLPFILILVIAFFVIRQMQKNSGGGAMGFGKSKAKMLTEAKGRVTFEDVAGIDEAREELQEIVEFLKDPGKFARLGGKIPKGALLVGSPGTGKTLLARAIAGEAGVPFFTISGSDFVEMFVGVGASRVRDMFEQAKKNAPCIIFIDEIDAVGRHRGAGLGNGNDEREQTLNQLLVEMDGFDANEGIIIIAATNRPDVLDPALLRPGRFDRQVVVPRPDIDGREKILEVHMRKVPLAPDVDARVIARGTPGFSGADLANLVNEAALMAARKGKRLVAMAEFEEAKDKVMMGAERKSMVMDEDEKRMTAYHEAGHAIVALHEPASDPIHKATIIPRGRALGMVMRLPERDSYSYHRDKMHANMAVAMGGRVAEELIFGYEKVSSGASGDIQYATKLARDMVTQWGMSDEMGPVQYEEQQGETFLGYSQSQGMNVSAETAQKIDKEIRRLIDQGYDRAKQVLTDYNEELETLAQALLEYETLSGEEIKLILDGGEIDRGGPKGPVIPTAGSSIPKAKRPKKGGSGIGGPATA; this is encoded by the coding sequence ATGGACAATAATCAGCCGCAGGGCCAGCCGCCCGAACAGCCCAAAAATGCATGGGTTCGCAGCCTCGTCATCTGGCTGGCGATCATTTTCGGCCTGATCCTGTTCGTCCAGGCACTGGGCGGCAGCAACAGCCAGAATGCCGCCGAGCCGATGTCCTATTCCGAGTTCGTCAATCGCGTCGAACAGGGCGACATCCAGTCGGTAACCATCGCTAGCCAGCCCGACCGCACATCGGTGATCTCGGGCGAACTGGACGGCGAACGCTTTACCACCACCGCGCCTGCCGACGCCAATGTGTCCGACCGCCTGCTCGAACAGGGCGTCGCGGTCGATGTGCGCGCGCAGGAGCAGACCAGCATTTGGCAATATCTCCTGTTCCAGTCGCTGCCCTTCATCCTCATCCTCGTCATCGCCTTCTTCGTCATCCGCCAAATGCAGAAGAATAGTGGCGGCGGCGCGATGGGTTTCGGCAAGTCCAAGGCCAAGATGCTGACCGAGGCCAAGGGCCGCGTCACCTTCGAGGACGTTGCCGGTATCGACGAAGCGCGCGAAGAGCTGCAGGAGATCGTCGAATTCCTCAAGGATCCTGGCAAGTTTGCGCGCCTCGGCGGCAAGATTCCCAAGGGCGCGCTGCTGGTCGGCTCTCCCGGTACGGGTAAGACGCTGCTGGCCCGCGCCATTGCGGGTGAAGCAGGCGTCCCCTTCTTCACCATTTCGGGTTCGGACTTCGTTGAAATGTTCGTTGGCGTCGGCGCCAGCCGCGTGCGCGACATGTTCGAGCAGGCCAAGAAAAATGCGCCCTGCATCATCTTCATCGACGAAATCGACGCGGTCGGTCGCCATCGCGGTGCCGGCCTCGGCAATGGCAATGACGAGCGCGAACAGACATTGAACCAGCTGCTGGTCGAGATGGACGGCTTCGATGCCAATGAGGGCATCATCATCATCGCCGCGACCAACCGTCCCGACGTGCTCGACCCGGCGCTGCTGCGTCCGGGCCGCTTCGACCGCCAGGTCGTCGTGCCGCGTCCCGACATCGATGGCCGCGAGAAAATTCTCGAAGTGCATATGCGCAAGGTGCCGCTGGCCCCCGACGTCGATGCCCGCGTGATTGCGCGCGGCACGCCCGGTTTCTCGGGCGCCGACCTTGCTAACCTCGTCAACGAAGCTGCGCTGATGGCGGCCCGCAAGGGCAAGCGCCTCGTCGCCATGGCCGAGTTCGAAGAGGCCAAGGACAAGGTCATGATGGGCGCCGAGCGCAAGTCCATGGTGATGGACGAGGATGAAAAGCGCATGACCGCCTATCACGAGGCCGGTCACGCCATCGTCGCGCTGCATGAGCCCGCGTCGGATCCCATTCACAAGGCGACCATCATCCCGCGCGGCCGCGCGCTCGGCATGGTCATGCGCCTGCCCGAACGCGACAGCTATTCCTATCACCGCGACAAGATGCACGCGAACATGGCCGTGGCCATGGGCGGGCGCGTCGCCGAGGAACTTATCTTCGGCTACGAAAAGGTCTCGTCGGGTGCGAGCGGAGACATCCAGTACGCCACCAAGCTGGCGCGCGACATGGTCACCCAGTGGGGCATGTCCGACGAGATGGGCCCGGTCCAGTATGAGGAGCAGCAGGGCGAAACCTTCCTCGGCTACTCGCAGAGCCAGGGCATGAATGTCTCGGCCGAGACGGCACAGAAGATCGACAAGGAGATCCGCCGCCTCATCGACCAGGGCTATGACCGCGCCAAGCAGGTGCTGACCGACTATAACGAGGAACTTGAAACGCTGGCCCAGGCGCTGCTCGAATATGAGACGCTGTCGGGCGAGGAGATCAAGCTGATCCTCGATGGCGGCGAGATCGATCGCGGCGGCCCCAAGGGCCCGGTCATCCCGACTGCCGGTAGCTCGATCCCCAAGGCCAAGCGGCCCAAGAAGGGTGGCAGCGGCATCGGCGGACCGGCAACGGCCTAA
- a CDS encoding demethoxyubiquinone hydroxylase family protein — protein sequence MTDGWTPGERKPDIDSMIRVDQAGEYGATRIYAGQLAVLGEDSQAAHVIARMASQEDRHLARFNQLMAERKVRPTILQPFWNIAGFGLGAVTALIGEKAAMACTDAVETEIDKHYEEQLQALGDSDPELSADIKQFQAEELEHRDTAREHGSEEAPAYPLMTGLIRAGCKVAIELSKRI from the coding sequence ATGACCGACGGTTGGACCCCGGGCGAACGCAAGCCCGACATCGACAGCATGATCCGTGTCGACCAGGCCGGCGAATATGGCGCCACGCGCATCTATGCGGGCCAGCTCGCCGTGCTCGGCGAGGATAGCCAGGCCGCGCACGTCATCGCCCGCATGGCCAGCCAGGAGGACCGCCACCTCGCGCGCTTCAACCAGCTGATGGCCGAGCGCAAGGTGCGCCCCACGATCCTCCAACCCTTTTGGAATATTGCCGGCTTCGGCCTTGGCGCGGTGACCGCGCTCATCGGCGAGAAGGCTGCCATGGCCTGCACCGATGCGGTCGAGACCGAGATCGACAAGCATTATGAAGAGCAGCTGCAGGCACTGGGCGACAGCGACCCCGAACTCAGCGCCGATATCAAGCAGTTCCAGGCCGAAGAGCTGGAGCATCGCGACACGGCGCGCGAGCACGGCAGCGAGGAAGCGCCCGCCTACCCGCTCATGACCGGCCTCATTCGTGCCGGCTGCAAGGTGGCGATCGAGCTGTCAAAACGCATTTGA
- a CDS encoding tetratricopeptide repeat protein, whose protein sequence is MTRFLLAVLALFMLADTAAAQESDRARERENRDRIERLERQVRQMQERVYPDGRPASTAGYYDEPVATRRSVDIMTGRVEALERQMTELVRASEEATYRLGQMEAEIARMRAEMQADRAANTVPEQSTPMAVNDATPPAPEPVVEDTPPATQPPAQVDTVAASDPNFEAAGEEAYIAGYRLWNEGQFDAAITALSSMAATYPDHRRASWARNLHGRALLDKGDPTAAARVLYDNYQTDPFGERAADSLYFLGLALVELGENESACQAYGELIDYYGDSMRQFLRDRLPSAMASAQCS, encoded by the coding sequence ATGACCCGTTTTCTTCTGGCCGTGCTCGCATTGTTCATGCTGGCCGACACGGCGGCCGCGCAAGAGTCCGACCGCGCCCGCGAGCGTGAAAATCGCGACCGTATCGAGCGACTGGAACGCCAGGTTCGCCAGATGCAGGAGCGCGTCTATCCCGATGGTCGCCCGGCCAGCACGGCAGGCTATTATGACGAGCCCGTCGCCACGCGCCGCTCGGTCGACATCATGACCGGCCGCGTCGAAGCGCTCGAACGCCAGATGACCGAGCTTGTCCGCGCCTCCGAAGAGGCGACCTATCGCCTCGGCCAGATGGAAGCGGAAATCGCCCGTATGCGTGCTGAAATGCAGGCCGACCGCGCCGCCAATACGGTGCCGGAGCAGTCGACGCCAATGGCCGTCAATGACGCCACCCCGCCTGCGCCCGAGCCGGTGGTCGAGGACACGCCTCCTGCGACCCAGCCGCCCGCGCAGGTCGATACGGTCGCTGCCAGCGATCCCAATTTCGAAGCTGCCGGCGAAGAAGCCTATATTGCCGGCTATCGCCTGTGGAACGAGGGCCAGTTCGACGCCGCCATCACCGCCTTGTCGTCGATGGCCGCGACCTATCCCGACCATCGCCGCGCCAGCTGGGCCCGCAACCTTCATGGCCGCGCCTTGCTCGACAAAGGCGATCCGACCGCTGCTGCGCGTGTCCTCTACGACAATTACCAGACCGACCCGTTTGGCGAGCGGGCTGCCGACAGCCTCTATTTCCTCGGCCTTGCCCTCGTCGAACTGGGCGAGAATGAAAGCGCCTGCCAGGCCTATGGCGAGCTGATCGACTATTATGGCGACAGCATGCGCCAGTTCCTGCGCGACCGCCTGCCGAGCGCGATGGCATCGGCGCAATGCAGCTAG
- the rsfS gene encoding ribosome silencing factor, producing the protein MTTDNPAPPATSEEVEKLHDLVMQLMDDEQAQEVVSIPLTGKSSIADHMVIASGRSSRQVAAIANKLAEKVKKDTGKSPRIEGLPVADWVLIDCGDVIVHLFRPEVRSFYNLERMWAFGDEEGSA; encoded by the coding sequence ATGACGACTGACAACCCTGCCCCGCCCGCGACTTCCGAGGAAGTCGAAAAGCTGCACGATCTGGTCATGCAGCTGATGGATGACGAACAGGCACAGGAAGTCGTGTCGATCCCGCTAACGGGCAAGAGCTCGATTGCCGATCACATGGTGATTGCGAGCGGTCGTTCTTCGCGCCAGGTCGCGGCGATCGCCAACAAGCTGGCTGAAAAGGTCAAGAAGGATACGGGCAAGTCGCCCCGCATCGAGGGACTGCCGGTCGCCGACTGGGTGCTGATCGATTGCGGCGACGTCATCGTCCACCTTTTCCGCCCCGAAGTGCGCAGCTTTTACAATCTGGAACGCATGTGGGCGTTCGGCGACGAGGAAGGCAGCGCCTGA
- a CDS encoding S41 family peptidase, which produces MALSALPALAIVGAVSLAPGMSASAGAQDAKTYEELEKFMAVFQRVRENYVEEVDDETLIRGAIDGMLSSLDPHSAYLTATDFQNMRQTTDGNYGGLGISVNMQQGVVYVVSPTEGTPADAAGVKAGDFITQINDELVFGMTLDEAISMMRGRPGTDVDITIIRPGRQEPIELTITRAIIDLKPVQWSVEDNVGIININQFSSPVGEGVADAIRSIKAELGGHPAGYILDLRRNPGGLLDQAVEVSDVFLERGEVVSERGRDKGDIQRFYATDGDLTEGRPVIVLIDAGSASASEIVAGALQDHRRAVVMGETSFGKGSVQTVVQTGEMTALRLTTARYYTPSGKSVQAGGIEPDIIVPQLSDPDRLNRVRLREADLRRHLVAQAGVEDEVLEEDKTPDPRFSQTAEEIAEAGIEDFQLHYAVETLGRLSQTRAGNRIAATLD; this is translated from the coding sequence ATGGCGCTTTCCGCGCTGCCCGCACTCGCAATCGTAGGGGCGGTATCCTTGGCTCCGGGAATGAGCGCATCGGCAGGCGCCCAGGACGCCAAGACCTACGAAGAACTGGAGAAGTTCATGGCGGTCTTCCAGCGCGTGCGCGAAAACTATGTCGAGGAGGTCGATGACGAGACGCTGATCCGCGGCGCCATCGACGGCATGCTGTCCAGCCTCGACCCGCATAGCGCCTATCTCACCGCGACCGATTTTCAGAATATGCGCCAGACCACCGACGGCAATTATGGCGGTCTCGGCATCAGCGTGAACATGCAGCAGGGCGTCGTCTACGTCGTCTCGCCCACCGAAGGCACGCCGGCCGATGCCGCTGGCGTCAAGGCAGGCGACTTCATCACGCAGATCAACGACGAACTCGTCTTCGGCATGACGCTCGATGAAGCCATTTCGATGATGCGCGGTCGTCCCGGCACCGATGTCGACATCACCATCATCCGTCCCGGTCGCCAGGAACCGATCGAACTGACCATCACCCGTGCGATCATCGACCTCAAGCCGGTGCAATGGTCGGTCGAGGACAATGTCGGCATCATCAACATCAACCAGTTCTCCTCGCCCGTGGGCGAAGGAGTCGCCGACGCGATCCGCTCGATCAAGGCCGAGCTGGGTGGTCACCCCGCCGGCTACATTCTTGACCTCCGCCGCAACCCGGGCGGGCTGCTCGACCAGGCGGTCGAAGTCAGCGACGTCTTCCTCGAGCGCGGCGAAGTCGTTTCCGAACGCGGCCGCGACAAGGGCGACATCCAGCGTTTCTACGCGACCGATGGAGACCTCACCGAAGGCCGCCCCGTCATCGTCCTCATCGACGCCGGCTCGGCCTCGGCCTCCGAGATCGTCGCCGGCGCGCTGCAGGATCATCGCCGCGCCGTCGTCATGGGCGAAACCAGCTTCGGCAAGGGCAGCGTCCAGACCGTCGTGCAGACCGGCGAAATGACCGCGCTGCGCCTCACCACCGCGCGCTACTACACGCCTTCGGGCAAGAGCGTGCAGGCCGGCGGCATCGAACCCGACATCATCGTGCCGCAGCTGTCCGACCCCGACCGCCTCAACCGCGTGCGCCTTCGCGAAGCCGACCTTCGTCGCCACCTGGTTGCGCAGGCCGGTGTCGAGGATGAGGTGCTAGAGGAAGACAAGACGCCCGATCCGCGCTTCTCGCAGACGGCCGAGGAAATAGCCGAAGCGGGCATCGAGGACTTCCAGCTTCATTATGCCGTCGAGACGCTTGGCCGCCTGTCGCAAACCCGCGCGGGCAACCGCATCGCGGCGACGCTCGACTAG
- a CDS encoding disulfide bond formation protein B: MALLVPALLLGGAIGSQIFGGLTPCEMCIWQRWPHGAAILLALGGYLLKGQRRLMVMLAALAIAVSGGIGVYHAGVELDIFEGLTSCASTTAGGLDTIMGAPIVRCDAVQWEFLGISMAGWNAIISLGAAALIAIGISKKGRA, encoded by the coding sequence ATGGCGCTACTTGTGCCGGCGCTGCTGCTCGGCGGTGCCATCGGGTCGCAAATCTTCGGCGGCCTCACCCCGTGCGAAATGTGCATCTGGCAGCGCTGGCCGCACGGCGCGGCCATCCTGCTCGCACTGGGCGGATATCTGCTCAAGGGGCAGCGCCGCCTGATGGTCATGCTCGCCGCGCTGGCAATCGCCGTGTCGGGCGGCATCGGCGTCTATCATGCCGGCGTCGAGCTCGACATTTTCGAAGGCCTCACCAGCTGCGCCAGCACCACGGCCGGCGGCCTCGACACGATCATGGGGGCGCCCATCGTGCGCTGCGATGCGGTCCAGTGGGAATTTCTCGGCATTTCGATGGCCGGATGGAACGCCATCATCTCGCTGGGCGCTGCAGCCTTGATCGCGATCGGCATTTCGAAGAAAGGACGCGCATGA
- a CDS encoding murein hydrolase activator EnvC family protein, with protein sequence MRRLLLIGALVAAAGHAQPVEEADATLAQVRAEAEAASARAATLAREAAEAGNEADRLAAERAALAAELEARDARRAALEIEAAELTAERERIETRLAAEAAPASALYAGLASLSRRPPVLTLADAGSVEKLVRLQSLAGIIGPAIEERTAATRAARQRIAALAAATSQRQTELAEEIVNLEATVARLATLAAEQREAATNLAGEAARADLRAIAANEQTAEFEDQAERTRYSREFAEALGNYGAAPIRPGRLSGDEVDDGRPRPSFDYQLPIEGAVLQGLGSLSRDGVRARGILIDAAPGAEIDVPASGTLLFAGAFRDRDGVVVIDHGNGWISLITNLQTAVTPDSRVRRGNRLGRALGPVGVELWHDGVPQPAALIAGSSY encoded by the coding sequence ATGAGGCGGCTGCTCCTCATCGGCGCGCTGGTGGCCGCTGCAGGCCATGCCCAGCCGGTCGAGGAAGCGGATGCGACGCTGGCGCAGGTCCGTGCCGAGGCCGAAGCCGCGTCGGCAAGGGCGGCCACCCTTGCCCGCGAGGCCGCCGAGGCAGGAAACGAGGCCGACCGGCTCGCCGCCGAACGCGCCGCACTGGCCGCCGAGCTCGAAGCCAGAGATGCCCGCCGCGCCGCGCTGGAAATCGAGGCGGCGGAACTGACCGCCGAGCGTGAGCGGATCGAAACCCGCCTTGCTGCCGAGGCCGCGCCCGCTTCCGCGCTCTATGCCGGTCTTGCCAGCCTGTCGCGTCGTCCGCCCGTCCTGACCCTTGCCGATGCGGGATCGGTCGAGAAGCTCGTCCGCCTGCAATCGCTCGCCGGGATCATCGGCCCCGCCATCGAAGAGCGCACCGCCGCTACCCGCGCCGCGCGCCAGCGTATCGCCGCCCTGGCTGCCGCCACTTCGCAGCGGCAGACGGAGCTGGCCGAGGAAATCGTCAATCTGGAAGCCACGGTGGCACGCCTTGCAACGCTCGCCGCCGAGCAGCGCGAAGCCGCGACCAACCTTGCGGGCGAAGCCGCGCGCGCCGACCTGCGCGCCATCGCGGCCAACGAACAGACCGCAGAATTCGAGGACCAGGCCGAACGCACCCGCTATTCGCGCGAATTTGCCGAGGCGCTGGGCAATTACGGCGCCGCGCCGATCCGTCCCGGCCGCCTGTCGGGCGACGAGGTCGACGATGGCCGCCCGCGCCCCTCTTTCGATTACCAGCTCCCAATCGAGGGCGCTGTCCTGCAGGGGCTCGGCAGCCTGTCGCGCGACGGCGTGCGTGCCCGCGGCATCCTGATCGATGCAGCGCCCGGCGCCGAGATCGACGTGCCGGCCAGCGGGACGCTCTTGTTCGCCGGCGCCTTCCGCGACCGCGACGGGGTCGTCGTCATCGACCATGGCAATGGCTGGATCAGCCTCATCACCAACCTGCAGACCGCCGTCACGCCCGACAGCCGGGTGCGTCGCGGCAACCGCCTCGGCCGCGCGCTCGGCCCCGTCGGCGTCGAGCTGTGGCATGACGGCGTCCCGCAACCTGCGGCCCTCATCGCAGGTTCATCCTATTGA
- a CDS encoding DUF3667 domain-containing protein, whose translation MNGIEGASAIGEIVGGAGAAKAIEPGSEGKKGHERPDNCLNCGAALQGDYCHECGQKGHLHRTLGGLLHDMLHGVLHLDGKFWRTLPALIWRPGRLTRDYIEGKRARFISPIAIYLFTVVAMFALVVSVDISDQQINTIREPAATIEQQRERVAELEANLEELENADFPGVSGAMTGVRAELDLAQLQLEAWETGGDPAAVQRSGITFGESGIGMFDEQIAKAEENPGLYLYKVQTAAYKLSWLLIPLSLPFLWLLFPISRRFKLYDHAVFVTYSISFMMLLAIIVNLMTRTVGWQDWFALLLVFIPPIHIYRHFRGTYGLGRLRSLAGTFYLSIISIITLSLFLALMLTLGVIS comes from the coding sequence ATGAACGGCATCGAAGGTGCAAGCGCGATCGGCGAGATCGTTGGCGGTGCAGGCGCGGCCAAGGCGATCGAGCCCGGCAGCGAGGGCAAGAAGGGGCATGAGCGCCCCGACAATTGCCTCAATTGCGGGGCCGCGCTGCAGGGCGATTATTGCCACGAATGCGGGCAGAAGGGGCATCTCCACCGTACGCTAGGCGGGCTGCTGCACGATATGCTGCACGGGGTGCTCCATCTCGACGGGAAATTCTGGCGCACCTTGCCGGCACTGATCTGGCGCCCGGGCCGCCTGACGCGCGACTATATCGAGGGCAAACGCGCCCGCTTCATCAGCCCGATCGCCATCTACCTGTTTACCGTCGTGGCCATGTTTGCGCTGGTCGTGTCGGTCGATATCAGCGACCAGCAGATCAATACGATCCGCGAACCGGCCGCGACGATCGAGCAGCAGCGCGAGCGTGTGGCCGAGCTCGAGGCGAACCTTGAAGAGCTTGAAAATGCCGACTTTCCAGGCGTTTCTGGCGCGATGACGGGTGTTCGCGCCGAACTTGACCTTGCCCAATTACAACTCGAAGCCTGGGAGACTGGTGGTGATCCAGCAGCGGTGCAGCGCAGTGGCATCACCTTCGGGGAGTCCGGTATCGGCATGTTCGACGAGCAGATTGCCAAAGCAGAGGAAAATCCGGGCCTCTATCTCTATAAGGTGCAGACTGCGGCCTACAAATTGAGCTGGCTGCTCATTCCATTGTCGCTGCCCTTCCTGTGGCTGCTCTTCCCGATTTCGCGGCGGTTCAAGCTCTACGACCATGCCGTTTTCGTGACCTATTCGATCAGCTTCATGATGCTGCTGGCCATCATCGTGAACCTCATGACTCGTACTGTCGGATGGCAGGACTGGTTTGCGCTACTCCTCGTCTTCATCCCGCCCATCCATATCTACCGCCATTTCCGCGGCACCTATGGACTGGGTAGGCTGCGCTCGCTTGCCGGGACCTTCTATCTCAGCATTATCTCGATCATTACCCTGTCGCTGTTCCTCGCGTTGATGCTGACGCTGGGCGTGATCAGCTGA